The region TTGAATGTTAGTTAATATCATCTAGAGTTCTCTGAGTATAATGATTTTGATAAGTTTAGTTCTAATCTTTCAAATCGATCACCCGTTGTCTTTTCAAAATGTTACATGGTCCAAGTTAAGCATCgactattctttaattatcaaatCTTAACTATCCATTGTGTCTCTGTGATAACCGTAGTtccttaaattttgaaagttgaaagactATGAATAGTAACATTTTTAAAGTCGAAAGACTAGCATTAGCGTAATGGGCTTCATGAGCCGACTCCATTGGGATTACGCCTATATTCAGGCCTTTGTGATGACAATGGGCTATATTCATTCGTCCTTCATGATTGTAGCCTTGTAGCCATGTAATCAAAGACTCTTTTACTGGGGTTGTATCATATTTAAATGGGCCGATATTGGCAACtagtaaatttttattagtGGCCCAACATTTATAGCCCAACTCGgaaaatcaaattcaaaaaaaaaaaaagaagaagaaaacagtgACAATGACAACAAATAGTGTTGATaagcttaattataattgtcTGAGTAGATCAATTGATTATATTGATGAAGTTTAGAGAAAAAGACAAGGGATCAAGTCTGGTATTTTGAGCATGATCAATTGACATTTTAAAGTGGTCATCAATTCGCAAAGTATGATTTTATATCTCTATATTTTAAGAGTTATTTTAcatgagcctaaaaaaaaatgtacacaTGCCGGGGTACGGTGCAACTTGTGGTCCATGTTAGAAAATGATGAGTTGATATTACGCCGCGCTTGGCCAACACTCCACAGCATCAAAACTCAACGACGGTGGTCTCCCCCATTTCCACGCAAAATTCAGACGGCCACGACTGCTTCTTTTCCTAAGCAGCGCCGCCGCCGCAGCCATTTCCGGCACCGGAAAGCCCTACACGTAAAATACTCGTAAGTCGTAACACACAGTACATATTGAAtcttattattcttattattacaTCTCCCTGAATAGCAATCGCTGGAAGTTATTTCCTATTCAAGCTGAGTCAGTCAGGTGAAACCCTGCTCTCTCATTTTCTACCTATCTctattattttggtttgcgtATTAAATGTGTTGTTTTGTGGCGTTTATTGATGCGTGGGGATGTtgtattagtgtatatataggtGTATATGAGTATATGTAACTATTTATGGTATTTTTAGGGTTTGTGGTAATGTCTGCAAAATTGGAGGGTGTTGACTTGAATTCAGAGGGCGTTTCAGTTGAAGCAAAGAATGTGATTACTGATCCATTAGGAAACAAAACCCCAACGGAGAATCTCTGTGATCAGGCGTGTGGGGCTTCAGGGGAAGGATCAAGGGTTGTTGGAAATACTGAAGCCTCAGACATAGAACTTGGTCTAAAAGTGGATAACAAAGAGGGACAAACTGATTGTGTTCGGATTGCTAGCGGTTCGTTTGTGGAAGAGAGTTGTAGTAAAGCTTCTGTTGATTTGGGTGTAGATGATGATGTGGAACATGTTCATAGATTAGGCGAAGAGGGAATTCTGGATTCTGCCACAGATAGGACAGGGATTTGCCATGATATGGATTTAGATACACAGCAAAACTCTGAGGATAAAGTGGTTTCCATGAATGGGATTGGGAATAAAGGAACTGAGAGTAGAGATTGTTTAGATGACGAAAATGCAACTGTAGCAGTTAATTGTATGAGTGATGAGGCCACTTATATTGAAGAGGCCGGCTTAAATGGGGACCCACAAATGGTAAGTGAAGGGAAGTTGATGGACATGGAGCCAGAAGATGCTGATGGAAAAGATGTTAAGTATGCTGCTTCGAATATAGAAGGATGCGTGCAGGGATCTAGAACAGAGGATGAAGGAGAGTATAGTGTGAATGATCTTGTATGGGGCAAGGTGAGTGGTCATCCTTGGTGGCCAGGGCAGATATTTGAATCTTCTGCTGCATCACGGAAAGCAATGAAGTATTTTAAGAAAGATACCCATCTAATAGCCTACTTTGGGGATCATACATTTGCATGGAATGATGTGTCTCGAATAAAACCTTTTAGGATGTACTTCAATCAAATGGAGAAACAGTGCTATACAGATGCCTTCTGTCATGCCTTAGATTGTGTATTGGATGAGGTCTCTAGAAGAGTTGAATTTGGTTTGTCTTGCAGATGCGTGCCAAAGGAGGTGCAAGTTAAATTTAAAACCCAGAATGTGGTCAACCGTGGCATTCAAAAGGAATCATGTCAAAGAGATGGTGGTGACAACTTGTCAACGGCATCCTCTTTTAGCCCTGCTGTACTTATTCAACATTTGAAGTCCTTAGCAACCTCCCAGTGTGATGGTGTTGATAGATTGGGGTTTGTTGTGGCAAGAGCTCAGTTGCTGGCTTTCAATCGTTGGAACTGTTATGATAAGCTATCTGCACTGGGAGAATGTGATGGGTTGTTGGAGAATGATGCTGACATACAAGTGTTGCAAGATAGGGAAGAAGAAGTTCCAGGTTGGACTGAGGATGATGGAGTTCCTTCTGGAAGTGATAAGGAAACTGCCACAAAGAGTACTTCTGTGAAGCGTAGACGGCACCCTGAGGATACTGACCATATGGAAAAGAAGGTAAAATTGATATCTGGTAGTGGCAAGAACAGTAAGAAAAAAACTGATAGGAAAGTAAACATTCTGTCTTCTGATAATAAGCACAAAGCAAGCAATCTAGCATCGAGTGACGTAAAAATGAAGAGAACAAAAACATCTAAGCCACCTGAAACTGGTAATAACCAGTCTATACTGCCTAAGAAACTTCTTGGGATAGGAGAGCGCATACAGAGGGCTGCAATTCAACTTGGTGGATCACCTCCAGTTCTCAAGTCTCTGGCAGAGTTCCCTCCTGTTCAGGACATGCTCTTAAAGCTCTCCTTGGCTGCCAAAGATCCCATGAATGGGTATAGCATGCTGGTTCCATTTAGTAGATTTTTCTGTGATTTTAGGAATTCAACTTTGGAAAATGCCGAGTTACACGATCCTGAAGAGCAAGCATTATCAGAAGACCCTGAGGACGAGAAGAATACTTCCATTGGTCAATTGGACGTGGTTGTTGCTGCCAACCCAAACACAGAGAACCAAGAAAAAGACAGCATGGTTATTGAGTCAGAATCTGAAGATCCATCTGGCCATGTGGATGTGAAAGAAAAAGGCAGTGAGGTTATTGAGTCAGTATCCGATGATCCATCTGGTCATGTGGATGTGAAAGAAAAAGGCAGTGAGGATGTAGAGCCAGAATCTGATGATCCATCTGGTCAATTAGATGTGAAAGAAAAAGACGGTGTGAATATGGAGTCAGAATCTGATGATCCGTCTGGTCTTGTGGATGGCAAAGACGAGGAATCCAATCCAACCGCACTGATTCTTAACTTTCAAAATCCGGAAGCTGTTCCTTTGGGAGCAGATCTCAACAAGATATTCAGCCGCTTTGGCCCTCTCGACGAGTCCAAGACGGAAGGCCTGGGCAAGACCAAGTGTGCAAAAGTCGTCTTCAAGAGGCAATCTGATGCTGAGAAGGCTTTCAGCAGTCCTGGCAAATACAGCACTTTTGGCCCTTCACTTATTAGCTACCGCCTTCATTACACTCCAACACCACCTGATGCCTCCCGTGTTTGAAAGGCAAGCGAAGTGATCCAAGATCTGCAGCAGTCAATGGCAATATGGCATTTCAAGGGGACTGAGACATGTTAATAGTTCCCTGTGCTTAGTTACTTTGTACCATAGTAGCATATTCATAGTCAAACAGTTAGATGCTGTTCACCTTGCCATTACATGCACATTTGATGAGATTTAGCTACTGACAAATTGGTTCACTTGTGACTATATAGAAAGCTTCGAACTAGAATAATACAGCTGACCATCATTATAACTGTTAGAGTAACTGTATTTGTTGGATGTGTATGTCAAAGATttgctctattttttttattttttattttttgttgtaatacTAGAAAAGGGgtcgggatgggtgacccctttTGGGAAGTCAAGTTAGCTCAGTTGATTCAATCATCTTAAAGTCTTGCACAGTGTGAGGGTTCTAATCAGTTGGTTCAAATCAGAGTTACAAACAAGAGTAGAAACTTAAGGAGTACTATTTAGTCGAGGGAAAGCTCAAATCCTAAtgtatcataaaaaaaaagaaggaacaaataaataataaattattatttcccCCATTTAGAATTAGATTCTTATTTAGAACCTGAAAATCCTAAATAAATTGGATAAACGAGACCTAGAGATCAATAGACAACAAAATTCCAGTGCAGATTTGACAATAAAGAAGCCCATTAGCATTAACAGTAACAC is a window of Ipomoea triloba cultivar NCNSP0323 chromosome 11, ASM357664v1 DNA encoding:
- the LOC115996734 gene encoding uncharacterized protein LOC115996734; amino-acid sequence: MSAKLEGVDLNSEGVSVEAKNVITDPLGNKTPTENLCDQACGASGEGSRVVGNTEASDIELGLKVDNKEGQTDCVRIASGSFVEESCSKASVDLGVDDDVEHVHRLGEEGILDSATDRTGICHDMDLDTQQNSEDKVVSMNGIGNKGTESRDCLDDENATVAVNCMSDEATYIEEAGLNGDPQMVSEGKLMDMEPEDADGKDVKYAASNIEGCVQGSRTEDEGEYSVNDLVWGKVSGHPWWPGQIFESSAASRKAMKYFKKDTHLIAYFGDHTFAWNDVSRIKPFRMYFNQMEKQCYTDAFCHALDCVLDEVSRRVEFGLSCRCVPKEVQVKFKTQNVVNRGIQKESCQRDGGDNLSTASSFSPAVLIQHLKSLATSQCDGVDRLGFVVARAQLLAFNRWNCYDKLSALGECDGLLENDADIQVLQDREEEVPGWTEDDGVPSGSDKETATKSTSVKRRRHPEDTDHMEKKVKLISGSGKNSKKKTDRKVNILSSDNKHKASNLASSDVKMKRTKTSKPPETGNNQSILPKKLLGIGERIQRAAIQLGGSPPVLKSLAEFPPVQDMLLKLSLAAKDPMNGYSMLVPFSRFFCDFRNSTLENAELHDPEEQALSEDPEDEKNTSIGQLDVVVAANPNTENQEKDSMVIESESEDPSGHVDVKEKGSEVIESVSDDPSGHVDVKEKGSEDVEPESDDPSGQLDVKEKDGVNMESESDDPSGLVDGKDEESNPTALILNFQNPEAVPLGADLNKIFSRFGPLDESKTEGLGKTKCAKVVFKRQSDAEKAFSSPGKYSTFGPSLISYRLHYTPTPPDASRV